The Fusarium fujikuroi IMI 58289 draft genome, chromosome FFUJ_chr01 sequence cttgccagtcttggtcGGGTACTTTGAGGTTGGGTGCATCTGTCTGTTGTGCTGTCCTGTGTGGTGCCCTGTACTTCCACGCTGCTAGTTGGTGCTATCCTCTGTATTGGCGCTTTGCCGCCGAGATTTTAGCCAATCAGCGCTGAACAAGCTTGACTTGGAAACCCATATGAGGCTGTCAGGCATCAACTTGGAACCCCTGGCTAAGGGTGCGGATCACCAATCCAGGGACCGATAATCGACAAGGAATTTCAGCTCCTAACAAAGCAAAGTTGATGACAAACAACGCCTTTGTTTGTGTCTTGTTTTAGTGCTGGTTTTGTAAGTCAAACATGAAAGAGTCCTTAATTGAATCCAAGACCGTGGAACATTGCAGCGAAAAGTGATTCGGTTGCCCAACACGAGTTTACTCCTGAATCAGGCTCTATTTTGATATACCAATCACAAGAAAGATAGTTCGATTCTATGCCTGATCGTCCTCGAGCCTGGTTAGGCCTATCGGTACGACGGTGCTTTAATCCTCTGaactccaaactccaaaCCCAGGCCTCAAATCATAATGTGACGGCATCAAAATTCTAGCTCCTCAACTTCCATACCACAATCAACACATGTCTTGACCGTCATCCcatcctcattctcaaccgTTCTTCCCCATTCATGAACATGCCGCCCACCTCCTATTGCATCTCCAAACTTGCTTGCACCAGACTTGCTCAAATTGCCAGCCTGTCTGCGAAAAGCGTCCGTtcttgtctttttcttcaaATCAAGTAGCTTCTCTTTGAACTTGGCTTCCTTGCGAGCTTTCTTCTGTGTCTCACGTCGCTCATACTCAGCGTCTAAGGCTTCTGATGATCCCCACTTCGTCTTGATCGCGTATTCTTCCACTTGACATCGAAGGAAGAGCATCATGTCGTGCCAATGCGATTTGTGGGGGTTTGGCTTTGAGAGATGTGGTAATAATTCTGGATCTCGTAGCTCGGCTATTTTATGTTAGCGATGGCAGTCCGAGAACTTGCATGGAACCACTCACGGTCTGTAAGTAGGTAGTCCTCTTTGCACTCAGTCTTGGTCAACAACGAGTACTTTTCTGGATATTTCTCCTTGCACTTGTTGCAAACGCCGATATGGAATACTTCTTCCCAGACAAAGTCAATCTCCAAGCTCTTGCAGTCCTGGCACTTCTTTCGTGTCTCGTTGTCCGCAAGCACACTCAGCCCAGGCTCAAAAGGACCCGCCTTTAGCCTCTTCAAGTTCCGTATCAGCTGTAATCTTTCCCACTCCTGAACGCTCATGTGCTTCGGTCGCTGGTCATCCTCAGACTGTCCAGGCTTCTTGCCACCGAGAGCATAGTTGTGCGGATCATCTTCCGTCGATAGGAAACCACCCTTCGTATCTGTCATGGCGCTCATATTGTAATCGACGAACTTAGTGAACTTGCGCGCCGGCCGCAACGCCTCCTCATCGCCTTTGTGACGTCCATCTCGATTTGTTCCCTTAGAAGCATCTTCTGTAGAGATGGAGCTGTACGGTCGCTTTCCGTCGGCAGTTTTAGAGATATACACATCTTTTGTTGGCACGAAGCCTCCAGAGCTCTTGGGGATTTCGGGTGCGGTGCCG is a genomic window containing:
- a CDS encoding related to DNA repair protein RAD14 codes for the protein MERPSTPPRATKPAPTITPPTPEVTKRIEENRLRAKAIRDQREAEQRATGTAPEIPKSSGGFVPTKDVYISKTADGKRPYSSISTEDASKGTNRDGRHKGDEEALRPARKFTKFVDYNMSAMTDTKGGFLSTEDDPHNYALGGKKPGQSEDDQRPKHMSVQEWERLQLIRNLKRLKAGPFEPGLSVLADNETRKKCQDCKSLEIDFVWEEVFHIGVCNKCKEKYPEKYSLLTKTECKEDYLLTDPELRDPELLPHLSKPNPHKSHWHDMMLFLRCQVEEYAIKTKWGSSEALDAEYERRETQKKARKEAKFKEKLLDLKKKTRTDAFRRQAGNLSKSGASKFGDAIGGGRHVHEWGRTVENEDGMTVKTCVDCGMEVEELEF